CATTATATGAACGGCTAGCACCTATATGCAATATCATACCATTGGCAGAGATACGGATCCTGTCACCCATGTCATTCCAATCGCTGTTTGAGAGTGGCTTTGTAGAATACAGGATACAGACGTGCAGACCATTCTGAATCTCTAAGCTGTCGATGCTAAATGTCCTCTCTTGCCTCAGACTGTCTACACAGAAACAGACGGTCTCTCGGGGTCTTCCTTTGAACACAAAGACCGAGAAATAAGGCTGGGGCAAGATAAGACTCGACAACAGCAAGGGGGAAGGGGGCTCATCGACTTGAAGTAGGGTCAGCAAGAGACCAGAACGGTGACGTACCTCCTTGTCATGAGAGAACTGTTGCTCTTCCTCCAATTGATAAAGCAGCTCGAATAGTTGCTCCTTATCGATCGGCTTTAATAAGTAGTCTACTGCAGAGCTGCGTATGGCTTCTCTGGCATAATTAAATTCAACAAATCCACTCATCAGAATGGAGCGGATTTGAGGGTGACTGGTTTTTAACTGTTTAATTAATTCCAAGCCGTTGATTTGCGGCATACGAATATCAGTAATCACAGCATCAAGTTGAAGTGAAGGTAACTCGTCAAGCAAGTGTTTCCCATCGGGGTAGGTGCCGATGACCAGGAATTCAGTGTTTTCTTTGCTGATCATTCGGGCTAGACCTTCGCGGATCAGGATTTCATCGTCAACAATTGCAATTCGCAGCAATCAGAGCATCTCCTCTCCGTAATTCATGTCATCTTCACTATGCGTAGTGAAGGTAATGTCCTCAATGCGTAGCGTAACACGAGTACCCACTCCGAGCGTGCTCTCTACAAGGAGCCCGATTGAGCTGCCGTAATGCAGGCGGATTCTCTCATTCACATTTCGTAGACCAATACCGAACATTTCACTTTCAGTCCCATTTTGCAGACTATTATTTAAGGATCGAAGGGTAGCTTCATCCATCCCGATCCCATCATCTTCTACACAGAATACGACTTTTCCATGCTCACTCCATGCGGTGATGCGCAAGGTACCGAGCCCTACTTTTTGATCCAAGCCATGAAAGACCGCGTTCTCCACAATCGGCTGAAAGACAAGCTTGATTACAGGAAAATGTAAAAATTTCTCGGGCACATCAATGTCTAGACTAAACTTATCTGGGAACCGGATTTGCAGCAGATGATAATAATTTCGTACATGATCCAGCTCTTGTCTGATCGTAACGGCTTCTTCGCTTCGGACAATACTGTAACGCATCTGAAGTCCAAGCAAATAGGTAAGCTTCGCTACACGTGGGTCATCATTACTCTCTGCCAGCATACGGATAGACTCCAGCGTATTATAAATAAAATGTGGATTGATCTGGTTCTGAAGTGCTCTCATATCGGCCTTTTGCTTACGCTTCTCGGTGAGGGATACTTCCTGCAGCAGATCCTTGACCCTTATGATCATTCGATTAAAATGACTGCCGAGCATTCCGATCTCATCATTGTATTTGGAGTGCTGCCAGACATCCAGATTACCGTGCTGTACCCGTTTCATTAGACGGACTAAAGATTTAAGAGGTTTGGTCAGCGCATGTGAGATAATCGTCGCAACACAAAGTGCAAAAGCAATAATGATCAGTGTAGTCAATATAAGAGCATTGCGATTCTTTTGTACAGGTGACAGGATACGGGCCAAAGGAATCGTAACCATTGTCGTCCAACCTGTCTGTTTCGAAACGGTATACACTGCAAGATAAGACTGGCCATTGATTTCTATTTGAAAATGATCCTGTTGCTGATTCACATGCTGCAGCAAAAGCTGCGTGTTCAGACTTTGCTCCTCGCCAGCTTGCATCGAGTCTGCGGACTCTTCACCGGCATAGATCAGTTCTCCGTTATTATCTACAATTAGTGTATTGCCTTGCGTTACCGCATTTACGGGATCGATGATCCCCTTAAACAAGTTGATGTCTACATCAAATACGAGAATTCCTATATTATCTAGCGTGCTTACAGAATTAATGGTACGAAGTACACTAATAACCTCTCTATGGAGATTGGAGTTTACACGAATCGTATGTTTGCCTTGAATGACAGGAGCGGCCCCAGCTTCTTCACTTAAGGTCCTCCACTCAGCTAATCGTTCCTCAGGATATAGCTCGTGAATTCCTGGGACTCTATCATAAAAAACAGAACCGTATTGATCCACCATGTACACGGCGATGATCTCTTCCTTCGTATGCTTCAAGTAGCTCAGGAACATCGCCATGCCAGTATTTTTATCCCAGTCGGTATTTTGCTGAGTAAGGTAGAATTGTACATCGGTATTATACAGCGGCAGCGCAGTATATCTTTTTAGATCGGCGACATAACGGTCAATGGTATCAGAGGCGTTCGATGTCATTTGGTTCGCGCTTTCCGTTGCATTCACAAGAACAGAATTAAACATGGAGCGGGAGGACAAATAACTAACATAAGTGATTGGAAGCGAGATCAAAAAGATAAATACGACGATCAGTTTCCGCTCCATCGGAAGATTGGCAAGGAACAACCACATTTTACGTAAGACTAGCCGGATGAATGATACCATTTGCGTTGTCCTTTCTTAAAGTGAGCTTCCTTATTTAACTGCACCGCTGGTTACGCCTTCAAAGATATAACGTTGTAGGAAGAAATATAGAATTATTGTTGGAAGTAAGATAAGTAGAATGGCCGCACAGATCAAATTCCACTCTCCTGAATTGACCCCCTGAAAACGCATCAGTATCGTCGTAACTACGCCCAGGCTTTGTTTTGGCATATATAGATAAGGGATGTACATGTCATTATAAATACTAATCGTCTTCAAGATAATCAAAGTAGCTGTAGCCGGCGTCAATAGTGGGAAAATAATCGAGCGATAGATTTTGAAAAGAGATGCGCCTTCAACCATCGCATTCTCATCGAGATCTACGGGAATATTACGGATAAATTGCAAATAAAGAATAATTTGAATCACATCTGCTCCGATGTAGAGCACGATAGGTGCGCCGAGCGTGTTATAAAGCCCCATGCTTTTGATGATACCAAAAGTCGCTACTTGTGTCGTGATGCTTGGAATAATAGTGGCTATTAAATAAGCACCGAAGACAACAGGTTTTAATTTAAAAGAGAAGCGACCCAGTACAAATGCTACCATAGTTCCAAATAGAATGTTCAGAATTAAAGTAATAGCAATAATAATTAACACGTTACCAAAGCCGTTAAGTAGACCCCCACGCTGGAAGACTGCAATGAAATTATCAAAGTTTAAAAAGCTTGTCGGCAACGCCATGGAGCTACTGCTGTTGAATTCATCAGTTGATTTGAAGGCGTTTACGATTACAACATAAGGAGGAAAGAGTACGACAAATACGCCGATTATCAGCGAGAAGTATTTAATAAAGTCTGTGAAGCGAAACTTGGAGTGTGTCATGTCTATTTGTCTCCTCCCCGGCTAAGAACTAGTTGTTGAATTAACAGTACGATAACGACAAAGAAGAGCAGGATAATACTCATGGCAGAAGCGAGACCATAGTTGTTGTAAGCAAATGCAGTATCCACAACTTTCTGAACGTAAGTTTCGCTGGCACCTGCAGGGCCGCCCTTGGTCAGTACGAAGGGGAGATCGAATACTTCCAGTGCCCCGGTGACGGTAAGAAATAAGTTGAGCTGGATGACTGGCTTCATATTGGGTAAAGTGATTCTCCAAAGCGTCTGAAAAGGTCCGGCACCATCGATCTTTGAGGCTTCATAGATATCGTTTGGTATGGCCTGCAAAGAGGCGATGTAGATGACCATGTTATAGCCCATGAAACGCCAAAATCCTGTGGACGCCAGAGAGTAGTTGACCAGACCTTCTGTTCCGAGCCAGCTGGTCTGTCCTAGTCCGGTTAGACCGATGCTATTCAGGAACATGTTCAATGAGCCGTTAGTAGTGTCAAAGACATAACCAAACATAAAAGCAACGGCAACCCCGTTCATGATGTAAGGAAGGAAAAGTAAGATTCGGAATGCATTTTTACCTTTGAGTTTACTATTCAGAACAACTGCAAAATAAATGGCGACAATGTTCTGAATAATTCCCATAGCGAAATAAGCAAAGTTATGTGTAAATACTTTGAAAATATCAGGATTAGAAAAGACCTCGCGGTAATTAGCAAGACCAACCCAAGGTTTCTCAGGGCTATAGCCATCCCAGTTGGTAAAGCTGTAATAGATCAGCTTAAGCGCTGGATAATACGTAAACGTCGCAAGGAGCAACAATGGGATCGTGAGGAATGATACGATGATTATCATTTTCTGTTTGTTATAGGAAAGTGTTCCGAACATCGCTAGCCCTTCTTTCATAAAAGCTTGATATGGAAAGGCAAAATGGATTATCCGTAAGGGCGATAATCCATTTTGCGCCGTAGTGTACTTCTATTTCATGAGTGAAAAGATGCCTTAATTAATAGCCGAGGTCTTTCTTGGCTTTTGCCCAAGCCTTGTTCCACTTGTCTATTACAGATTGTGGGTCCTTAGCAAGCACGAATTCTTGAACTACTGCAGGTAGATCCAGTTGTGCCTTATTGCCGATCTCTGTAACCTTCGCATCATCGACAGTTCCTTCTATAAGCTCTACTCCAGTAGCTTGGAATTCTTTTAGCTGAGCCAGATTAGATTCTTTTCCTTTTAATGGAGAGATAAAGCCGGCAAAATCCTCATATCCCGAATCCTCAATCATCCATTTTACAAATGCTTTTGCTGCCTCTAAGTTTTTACTGTTTTTGGCGACAGCATAGAAGAAGTCAGGGCTGAGGGTAGCAGATGGTTTGCCCGAATTATCATAAGGCAACGGGAAGAAGCCAACATTGTCTGAAGGAGCTCCGACTCCAATAACTTGGTTAATAACCCAGTTTCCGAGATAGTACATGGCGAACTTGCCGGAAGCGATGTCTTTTTTCGATTGCTCCCAGTTAGTAGAGTTGATGTCTTTTTCCAGATAGCCTTTTTCGTTAAGCTCTCTCAGCAGACTAAAGGCTTTCCCATAGCCGTTATCCATCGTGAATGGTGTTTCTGTGTTCAATTTCTCGTTAGGGAAGTCAGGATTACCTGCAATCAGGCGTGGTGTATCATAAGCCCATGTACCAAGCGGCCATTTATCTTTGAAGTTAGAAGCCAGTGGAATGACACCTTTTTCTTTCAGCTTCTCGCAGGCAGCTAAGAATTCATCCCAAGTCTTTGGTGTTTCTGTGATACCGGCATCGGCAAATGCTTTTTTGTTATAAACAATCCCGGATGTAGAGTTCCCTGTGGTAATTCCGTACAGCTTGCCATCAAAGGATTTAAAGTCTTTAAAGGTGATTTGATCGTTCAGGCCAAGATCATCCAGTGAAGCGAAGTATTTCGGCAGGTCGGAGTTAGGGATGGTAGGTACG
This Paenibacillus sp. FSL R5-0345 DNA region includes the following protein-coding sequences:
- a CDS encoding sensor histidine kinase, producing the protein MVSFIRLVLRKMWLFLANLPMERKLIVVFIFLISLPITYVSYLSSRSMFNSVLVNATESANQMTSNASDTIDRYVADLKRYTALPLYNTDVQFYLTQQNTDWDKNTGMAMFLSYLKHTKEEIIAVYMVDQYGSVFYDRVPGIHELYPEERLAEWRTLSEEAGAAPVIQGKHTIRVNSNLHREVISVLRTINSVSTLDNIGILVFDVDINLFKGIIDPVNAVTQGNTLIVDNNGELIYAGEESADSMQAGEEQSLNTQLLLQHVNQQQDHFQIEINGQSYLAVYTVSKQTGWTTMVTIPLARILSPVQKNRNALILTTLIIIAFALCVATIISHALTKPLKSLVRLMKRVQHGNLDVWQHSKYNDEIGMLGSHFNRMIIRVKDLLQEVSLTEKRKQKADMRALQNQINPHFIYNTLESIRMLAESNDDPRVAKLTYLLGLQMRYSIVRSEEAVTIRQELDHVRNYYHLLQIRFPDKFSLDIDVPEKFLHFPVIKLVFQPIVENAVFHGLDQKVGLGTLRITAWSEHGKVVFCVEDDGIGMDEATLRSLNNSLQNGTESEMFGIGLRNVNERIRLHYGSSIGLLVESTLGVGTRVTLRIEDITFTTHSEDDMNYGEEML
- a CDS encoding carbohydrate ABC transporter permease; translated protein: MTHSKFRFTDFIKYFSLIIGVFVVLFPPYVVIVNAFKSTDEFNSSSSMALPTSFLNFDNFIAVFQRGGLLNGFGNVLIIIAITLILNILFGTMVAFVLGRFSFKLKPVVFGAYLIATIIPSITTQVATFGIIKSMGLYNTLGAPIVLYIGADVIQIILYLQFIRNIPVDLDENAMVEGASLFKIYRSIIFPLLTPATATLIILKTISIYNDMYIPYLYMPKQSLGVVTTILMRFQGVNSGEWNLICAAILLILLPTIILYFFLQRYIFEGVTSGAVK
- a CDS encoding carbohydrate ABC transporter permease; the encoded protein is MFGTLSYNKQKMIIIVSFLTIPLLLLATFTYYPALKLIYYSFTNWDGYSPEKPWVGLANYREVFSNPDIFKVFTHNFAYFAMGIIQNIVAIYFAVVLNSKLKGKNAFRILLFLPYIMNGVAVAFMFGYVFDTTNGSLNMFLNSIGLTGLGQTSWLGTEGLVNYSLASTGFWRFMGYNMVIYIASLQAIPNDIYEASKIDGAGPFQTLWRITLPNMKPVIQLNLFLTVTGALEVFDLPFVLTKGGPAGASETYVQKVVDTAFAYNNYGLASAMSIILLFFVVIVLLIQQLVLSRGGDK
- a CDS encoding ABC transporter substrate-binding protein; translation: MRNKLFSLSFVMIMVLSSTLAGCGSNNGNSTNNGASATDKPAATNTENTSGDSTNTATAEPAAGADISGKITFLTNRTDMIGKEYDEYLKRFNEKYPNIKVEFEASQTDYNQQAKVRMASGELPDVMFVPTIPNSDLPKYFASLDDLGLNDQITFKDFKSFDGKLYGITTGNSTSGIVYNKKAFADAGITETPKTWDEFLAACEKLKEKGVIPLASNFKDKWPLGTWAYDTPRLIAGNPDFPNEKLNTETPFTMDNGYGKAFSLLRELNEKGYLEKDINSTNWEQSKKDIASGKFAMYYLGNWVINQVIGVGAPSDNVGFFPLPYDNSGKPSATLSPDFFYAVAKNSKNLEAAKAFVKWMIEDSGYEDFAGFISPLKGKESNLAQLKEFQATGVELIEGTVDDAKVTEIGNKAQLDLPAVVQEFVLAKDPQSVIDKWNKAWAKAKKDLGY